In a single window of the Bacteroides acidifaciens genome:
- the gyrB gene encoding DNA topoisomerase (ATP-hydrolyzing) subunit B — protein MSEEQITPNNGSYSADSIQVLEGLEAVRKRPAMYIGDISIKGLHHLVYEIVDNSIDEALAGYCSHIEVTINEDNSITVQDNGRGIPVDYHEKEKKSALEVAMTVLHAGGKFDKGSYKVSGGLHGVGMSCVNALSTHMTTQVFRNGKIYQQEYEIGKPLYSVKEVGTSDITGTRQQFWPDGSIFTETVYDYKILASRLRELAYLNAGLRISLTDRRVVNEDGSFKSEQFYSEEGLREFVRFIESSREHLINDVIYLNSEKQGIPIEVAIMYNTGFSENVHSYVNNINTIEGGTHLAGFRRALTRTLKKYAEDSKMLEKVKVDISGDDFREGLTAVISVKVAEPQFEGQTKTKLGNNEVMGAVDQAVGEVLAYYLEEHPKEAKTIVDKVILAATARHAARKAREMVQRKSPMSGGGLPGKLADCSDKDATKCELFLVEGDSAGGTAKQGRNRMFQAILPLRGKILNVEKAMYHKALESDEIRNIYTALGVTIGTDEDSKEANIEKLRYHKIIIMTDADVDGSHIDTLIMTFFFRYMPQIIQNGYLYIATPPLYLCKKGKIEEYCWTDAQRQKFIDTYGGGSENAIHTQRYKGLGEMNAQQLWETTMDPENRMLKQVNIDNAAEADYVFSMLMGEDVGPRREFIEENATYANIDA, from the coding sequence ATGAGCGAAGAACAAATCACTCCCAATAACGGGTCTTATTCTGCGGATAGCATCCAAGTATTGGAAGGTCTTGAAGCAGTAAGAAAACGCCCTGCGATGTACATCGGTGACATCAGCATAAAGGGACTTCACCACCTGGTATACGAAATCGTTGATAACTCTATCGACGAAGCACTGGCCGGCTATTGCAGCCATATCGAAGTGACTATCAACGAAGACAATTCAATCACAGTACAGGACAACGGACGTGGTATTCCGGTTGACTATCACGAAAAAGAGAAGAAGTCGGCATTGGAAGTAGCCATGACCGTTTTACACGCCGGAGGTAAGTTCGACAAAGGTTCTTACAAAGTATCCGGAGGTTTGCACGGTGTGGGTATGTCCTGTGTGAACGCACTGTCTACCCACATGACAACGCAAGTATTCCGTAACGGTAAAATCTACCAGCAGGAGTACGAGATAGGTAAACCGCTTTATTCTGTAAAGGAAGTTGGTACATCCGACATCACAGGAACACGCCAACAATTCTGGCCGGACGGCAGTATCTTTACAGAAACTGTATATGATTACAAGATTTTAGCTTCACGCCTGCGTGAACTGGCTTATCTGAACGCTGGTCTGCGCATTTCTTTGACCGACCGCCGGGTAGTAAATGAGGACGGCAGCTTCAAAAGCGAGCAGTTCTATTCAGAAGAGGGTTTGAGAGAATTCGTACGTTTCATTGAGTCTTCACGCGAACACTTGATTAACGACGTTATCTACTTGAATTCAGAGAAGCAGGGAATTCCTATCGAAGTAGCTATCATGTACAATACTGGGTTCTCTGAAAACGTTCACTCGTACGTTAATAATATCAACACTATCGAGGGTGGTACTCATCTGGCCGGCTTCCGTCGTGCACTGACCCGTACACTGAAGAAATATGCTGAAGACAGCAAGATGTTGGAAAAGGTGAAGGTGGACATCTCGGGAGATGACTTCCGTGAAGGTCTGACCGCCGTTATTTCTGTAAAAGTAGCTGAGCCTCAGTTCGAAGGACAGACCAAGACGAAGTTGGGCAACAACGAAGTAATGGGTGCTGTAGACCAAGCAGTAGGTGAAGTTTTAGCATATTATCTGGAAGAGCATCCGAAGGAAGCGAAAACAATCGTTGACAAAGTGATTCTGGCTGCTACCGCACGTCACGCTGCAAGAAAAGCCCGTGAGATGGTACAACGCAAGTCTCCGATGTCAGGCGGTGGTCTGCCGGGCAAATTGGCGGACTGTTCGGATAAGGACGCGACTAAATGCGAATTATTTCTTGTCGAGGGTGATTCGGCAGGTGGTACTGCCAAACAGGGACGTAACCGTATGTTCCAGGCTATTCTTCCGCTGCGTGGTAAGATTCTGAACGTAGAAAAAGCAATGTACCACAAAGCTTTGGAAAGTGATGAAATCCGCAATATCTACACAGCTCTAGGCGTTACTATCGGAACTGATGAGGACAGTAAGGAAGCGAATATCGAGAAATTGCGTTACCACAAGATTATCATCATGACCGATGCCGATGTCGATGGTTCTCACATCGACACGCTGATCATGACGTTCTTCTTCCGCTATATGCCGCAGATTATCCAAAACGGCTACCTGTACATCGCTACTCCGCCACTCTATCTTTGCAAGAAAGGTAAAATAGAAGAGTATTGCTGGACAGACGCACAACGCCAGAAGTTTATCGATACATATGGTGGCGGTTCGGAAAACGCAATCCACACACAACGTTACAAAGGTTTGGGTGAAATGAATGCCCAGCAATTGTGGGAAACGACTATGGATCCCGAAAACCGTATGCTGAAACAGGTAAATATCGACAACGCAGCAGAGGCCGACTATGTATTCTCCATGTTAATGGGTGAAGACGTAGGACCACGCCGCGAATTTATTGAAGAGAATGCAACGTATGCAAATATCGATGCATAA
- a CDS encoding DUF3244 domain-containing protein: MRKLSILLLLIGIPFMIIEANSLSTQRTKIIRWHKCQKTPNSIPIEAIQDEHSIEVRFLENINGQVTFQVKDQQGNIIFQDVLLAPNEQETYKINLEDYQTGHYELLYIEENMTLIGEFDIE; encoded by the coding sequence ATGAGAAAACTAAGCATTTTACTATTATTAATTGGCATTCCATTCATGATAATAGAAGCCAATAGTCTATCAACACAAAGAACTAAAATTATAAGATGGCATAAATGCCAAAAAACACCTAATTCTATCCCAATAGAAGCTATCCAAGACGAGCACTCTATTGAAGTCCGTTTCCTTGAAAACATCAATGGCCAAGTCACTTTCCAAGTAAAGGATCAGCAGGGAAATATTATCTTCCAAGATGTGTTATTGGCTCCTAATGAGCAAGAAACTTACAAGATTAATTTAGAAGACTACCAAACCGGTCATTATGAACTTCTTTATATAGAAGAAAACATGACTCTCATTGGAGAGTTTGATATCGAATAG
- a CDS encoding tetratricopeptide repeat protein has translation MKTGGIFIIAVILSLSIQAQTAVTGEAGTVRTTTSSLYKAGKELVVSISMDITRDLSSNESVVLVPVVCDSLEHRLELPPIYINSRKQHIIFLRETGRKDKAARALQRKNGDKQTMHYLQSVPFEQWMNQATLTLVEKSCGCGIPGTEDFTCIARLHPQSTPVPQLAFLTPQVETSKIRTEKGSAFIDFPVNVTAIHKEFSNNAAELDKIIETINTIKGDSNVSITHINIHGYASPDGPFRINERLARERTRALKEYVARLYTFDNTYIYTNYTPEDWEGFEALLGDTVFQDKEAIMKIVTSNIHPDRKEGLIKSKFPAFYRFVLKHWFVILRHSDYTIEYYVRPFTVEESQKIFDTNPKNLSLEEMFRLALTHTPGSETYNRIFMTAVQLFPDNPTANLNAACIALTQKDTKAAAGFLEKAPPVPETTLAKGVLCFLQTNYEEAEKLFRQAKDAGLPQADDNLKQVLELK, from the coding sequence ATGAAGACAGGAGGAATTTTTATTATCGCGGTCATTCTATCTCTTTCGATACAAGCCCAAACTGCTGTAACGGGAGAGGCGGGGACTGTCCGCACAACTACTTCCAGTCTGTACAAGGCAGGGAAAGAGTTGGTGGTTTCTATTTCGATGGATATCACCCGCGACCTCTCGTCCAATGAATCAGTGGTGCTGGTTCCCGTTGTCTGTGACAGTCTGGAACATCGGTTGGAACTGCCACCCATATATATCAACAGCCGGAAACAACACATCATATTCCTGCGGGAGACAGGCAGGAAAGATAAGGCAGCCCGGGCATTGCAAAGGAAAAACGGGGATAAGCAAACGATGCATTATCTGCAATCCGTCCCATTCGAGCAATGGATGAACCAAGCTACACTCACACTGGTAGAGAAGAGTTGCGGTTGCGGCATTCCCGGTACGGAAGATTTCACCTGCATTGCCCGCCTGCATCCGCAATCAACGCCCGTTCCGCAACTTGCCTTCCTGACTCCGCAAGTTGAAACGTCTAAAATCAGGACGGAAAAAGGGTCGGCATTCATTGACTTTCCGGTGAATGTGACCGCTATTCATAAAGAATTCAGCAATAATGCGGCAGAGTTGGATAAAATCATCGAAACGATCAACACCATCAAAGGAGACAGCAACGTAAGCATCACACACATCAACATTCATGGGTATGCGTCGCCCGACGGCCCTTTCCGGATAAATGAGCGGCTGGCCCGCGAACGTACCCGGGCATTGAAGGAATATGTAGCCCGACTATATACTTTCGACAACACATACATATACACCAATTATACGCCCGAAGACTGGGAAGGCTTTGAAGCCCTTCTGGGCGACACAGTTTTTCAGGACAAGGAAGCTATCATGAAAATCGTAACAAGCAACATTCATCCTGACCGTAAAGAAGGTTTGATAAAGTCGAAGTTTCCGGCATTCTACCGTTTTGTATTGAAACACTGGTTTGTCATACTAAGACATTCCGATTATACCATCGAATATTATGTACGCCCCTTTACGGTGGAAGAATCTCAAAAGATATTCGATACGAATCCCAAGAACTTGAGCCTGGAAGAGATGTTCCGCCTTGCGCTCACGCATACACCGGGAAGCGAGACATATAACAGAATATTTATGACTGCCGTACAACTATTTCCCGATAATCCGACGGCCAACCTGAATGCCGCCTGCATAGCGTTGACGCAAAAAGACACCAAGGCTGCGGCAGGGTTTCTCGAAAAAGCCCCTCCAGTGCCGGAAACAACACTAGCCAAAGGAGTCCTATGCTTTCTTCAGACCAACTATGAAGAAGCGGAAAAGCTATTCAGGCAAGCTAAGGATGCAGGATTGCCACAAGCGGATGATAATTTGAAACAAGTTTTAGAACTCAAATAA
- the rpsT gene encoding 30S ribosomal protein S20 — MANHKSSLKRIRQEETRRLHNRYYGKTMRNAVRKLRATTDKTEAVAMYPGISKMLDKLAKTNVIHKNKANNLKSKLALYINKLA, encoded by the coding sequence ATGGCAAATCATAAATCATCACTGAAAAGAATCAGACAAGAAGAGACAAGAAGACTTCACAACAGATACTATGGTAAGACCATGAGAAATGCTGTTAGAAAGCTTCGCGCAACTACTGATAAAACAGAAGCAGTTGCAATGTATCCGGGCATTTCAAAGATGTTGGATAAGTTAGCTAAAACAAATGTGATTCACAAGAATAAAGCTAATAATCTGAAATCTAAGTTGGCTCTTTACATCAACAAGCTTGCTTAA
- a CDS encoding tetratricopeptide repeat protein yields the protein MRKLIYILLFISTFLVSGCNRQPSDSDKQLDKIEKIIEANPDSASNILKGIPSPEELDNRTFARWCMLSGKVTDKIFNDLLPTYQFERAYDWYSSHGTPNEQAQILIYLGRSYFADGDYDKAMSIYTNALDIAEKHKLNNLTGYTYSYIGDLYREKFMFTEAIKRYKAAAECFKKENNIDSYACALRDVGREYACIDSLSRALKILTIADSVARNTKNTEVTASINNTLGNIYAMQNKYDEAEEYFLKALAGRETMPDYMALIDLYIASGAINKAKELLSKIPQDNPKYTYSIKYLYYQIYNEEKNYKEALTNLKEYVEITDSIIYADNQSKILNIESKYNHLKISKEIDRLKIKQQSYIIVLVICIGILLLIIIGYLLYRKKVKEKIQRQQEELNRIKADLLYVSLELEKKKRLLDTFKEKNENYNKMQEEISILTTNYKQLQSKILENSPLHKELIHLANQNKPRNNKPLITEKHWKLIADEITHIYPNLHKYIYSLCPALSEQDFLYCCLYISGFDTNTEAKLLNITVDSVRKKRLRLRQKLNIILPDNNATLYEYLIENMH from the coding sequence ATGAGAAAGCTTATCTATATACTACTGTTCATATCTACATTTCTGGTATCAGGATGCAATAGACAACCATCCGATTCTGATAAACAGCTAGATAAAATTGAGAAAATCATTGAAGCGAATCCTGACAGTGCATCGAATATTCTAAAAGGTATACCATCGCCTGAGGAACTGGATAACAGAACGTTTGCACGCTGGTGCATGTTGTCCGGCAAAGTAACAGATAAAATCTTCAATGACCTTTTACCTACTTATCAGTTTGAAAGGGCTTATGACTGGTATTCGTCACATGGTACTCCCAACGAACAAGCACAAATCTTAATTTATCTCGGTCGCTCCTATTTTGCTGATGGAGATTATGATAAAGCAATGTCTATTTATACCAACGCCTTAGATATTGCTGAAAAACATAAGCTCAATAATCTCACCGGATATACCTATAGCTATATAGGCGATTTATATAGGGAAAAATTCATGTTTACAGAAGCCATTAAAAGATATAAGGCTGCCGCCGAATGCTTCAAAAAAGAAAACAATATTGATAGTTATGCCTGTGCTTTAAGAGACGTGGGACGTGAATATGCATGCATAGACTCGTTATCACGCGCTTTAAAAATTCTAACTATAGCTGATTCTGTTGCACGTAATACTAAAAATACAGAAGTAACCGCATCAATAAATAATACTCTAGGAAACATCTATGCAATGCAGAATAAATACGATGAAGCTGAAGAATACTTTCTCAAAGCATTGGCAGGAAGAGAAACAATGCCCGATTATATGGCACTGATAGACTTATATATCGCATCGGGGGCTATTAACAAAGCAAAAGAGCTACTATCCAAAATACCACAAGATAATCCAAAGTATACATACAGCATTAAATATTTATACTACCAAATCTATAATGAAGAAAAGAATTATAAAGAAGCTCTTACTAATCTGAAAGAATACGTCGAAATAACTGATTCAATCATATATGCTGATAACCAATCTAAGATATTGAACATAGAGTCCAAATATAATCATTTAAAAATCAGCAAAGAAATAGATAGATTAAAGATTAAACAGCAAAGCTACATTATAGTTTTAGTTATATGTATTGGAATACTACTACTAATAATAATAGGATATCTACTATATCGAAAGAAAGTAAAAGAGAAAATCCAAAGACAACAAGAAGAGTTGAACCGAATAAAGGCAGATTTGCTTTATGTTTCCTTAGAACTGGAAAAGAAAAAAAGATTATTAGATACATTCAAAGAGAAAAATGAAAACTATAATAAAATGCAGGAAGAAATAAGTATCCTAACCACCAACTATAAACAATTGCAAAGTAAAATTCTAGAGAATTCACCTTTACATAAAGAACTAATACATCTAGCCAACCAAAATAAGCCTAGAAATAACAAGCCATTAATAACAGAAAAACATTGGAAACTTATTGCAGATGAAATAACACATATCTACCCAAATCTTCATAAATATATATACAGTCTATGCCCAGCTTTATCAGAACAAGATTTTCTATATTGCTGTTTATATATATCAGGGTTTGACACTAACACAGAAGCAAAGTTACTAAACATTACAGTTGACTCAGTAAGAAAAAAAAGACTCAGACTTAGACAAAAACTGAATATAATATTACCAGATAATAATGCTACATTATATGAGTATTTAATTGAAAACATGCACTAA
- a CDS encoding AAA family ATPase, with translation MTLNFSSVTANMERLEETFNTYCKIVMDGFAERNAHLLGQEAVEKLRGLNTGAALLGSLCQSAQNKGYKMYLILNEYDNFANNILVDYGNERYHSITHGNGFFRGFLKVVKDYSNSVIERIFLTGVSPVTMDDLTSGFNIADNYSSNSAFNNMIGFNEMDT, from the coding sequence TTGACACTCAATTTCAGCAGTGTAACCGCCAATATGGAGCGGCTGGAAGAGACATTCAACACCTATTGCAAAATAGTAATGGATGGATTTGCAGAAAGAAACGCTCATCTGTTAGGCCAGGAAGCTGTCGAGAAACTACGTGGATTAAATACGGGAGCCGCCTTGTTGGGATCATTATGCCAAAGCGCACAAAATAAGGGATACAAAATGTACCTTATTCTTAATGAGTATGACAATTTTGCCAACAATATTCTGGTAGATTATGGGAACGAACGTTACCACAGTATCACGCACGGAAACGGATTTTTCCGCGGATTCCTGAAAGTAGTGAAAGACTATTCAAACTCTGTAATCGAACGTATTTTCCTTACCGGAGTCAGTCCCGTAACCATGGACGATCTTACCAGCGGATTCAATATTGCAGATAATTATAGTAGTAATTCCGCATTCAATAACATGATAGGATTCAATGAGATGGATACATGA
- a CDS encoding FimB/Mfa2 family fimbrial subunit, with the protein MRSFLLHIICVVALFSSCDWVNDDLSDCPTGTWLKISYTHNMMNVDAASTQVGDITILAFDKNDKYVDRLDVDSITLHQDYCMVRVPFPAGTYHLLIWGGVSDYPYQLPNLKAERTERKSLNISLACDEKNQSDRKLNALFHSSLENITISEEYQVVTAELVKNTNYFSCILQDEDNLPLQQEDFAFTLESANGVIDYTNTPVGTTPVCYLPYRQEVSVMSRQIPVIHARLNTLRIMKGDDTTLSIKHIPSGQVILRLPLTPYLLLSKIYPDNLGNIGDQEYLDRQDSYTLLFFIKSSTTGIPRICPRMKVNGWSIRLNDSELES; encoded by the coding sequence ATGCGTTCATTTCTACTACATATTATTTGCGTTGTCGCGTTGTTCTCGTCCTGTGACTGGGTGAACGACGACTTGTCAGATTGCCCGACAGGAACTTGGCTGAAAATCTCGTACACCCACAATATGATGAACGTAGACGCCGCGTCTACGCAAGTAGGCGACATCACCATTCTTGCTTTCGACAAGAACGACAAGTATGTGGATCGACTGGACGTAGACAGTATTACATTACATCAAGACTACTGCATGGTAAGAGTGCCGTTTCCCGCAGGGACTTATCACCTGCTCATATGGGGAGGGGTATCCGACTATCCGTATCAGCTCCCAAATCTCAAAGCTGAACGGACAGAACGGAAATCCCTAAACATATCGCTGGCATGTGACGAAAAGAACCAGTCCGACAGGAAACTAAACGCGCTCTTTCACAGTAGCCTTGAAAATATTACTATCAGTGAGGAATATCAGGTCGTCACCGCCGAACTGGTGAAAAACACGAATTATTTCTCGTGTATCCTTCAGGATGAAGACAATCTCCCCCTTCAACAGGAGGACTTCGCCTTCACTTTGGAATCCGCCAACGGCGTAATAGACTATACAAACACTCCTGTCGGCACGACTCCGGTCTGTTATCTGCCGTATCGGCAGGAAGTGTCTGTAATGTCCCGACAGATTCCCGTCATTCATGCCAGACTGAATACACTGCGCATCATGAAAGGAGATGATACGACATTGTCAATAAAGCATATCCCCAGCGGACAGGTGATCCTGCGTCTGCCACTCACCCCCTATTTATTGCTATCGAAAATCTATCCTGATAATTTGGGTAATATAGGCGACCAAGAATATCTTGACCGACAGGATTCTTACACTCTCCTGTTCTTCATCAAGTCGTCAACTACGGGAATCCCGCGGATATGTCCGAGAATGAAAGTAAACGGGTGGAGTATACGGCTGAATGATTCCGAACTGGAGTCGTAA
- a CDS encoding Mfa1 family fimbria major subunit (Members of this family are fimbrial shaft proteins (major subunit proteins), found in the Bacteriodetes. The family is named for Mfa1 from Porphyromonas gingivalis, and is related to but distinct from the family of FimA from the species.), with protein MKRFKKLVSLLLFAAVTQYSCINDADVAFSDETHADSNGNFALFFEIPNANGTRSAESSGITETGSKEEYAVKSLTVYLFDSTTKTFQGQYDLQGIRRITTDSEEIQYTADKITVKPGTYNIFAIANGKAITGDISTQDAFLNAVDGITYKEGKIPSVPAKGFVMTNRGAANLNIEVKEPTDANKVTSVSIGLERAVAKIELTQKYESFPLVDTDGDVYCTIKINNFRMLNLATQFYTFRHTAVLNELQEPDSYTDENFGNINDQNGYAIDPYFFKKTVEGAKDFTNADGFFAQALVDLNINDSNWAGMAQAGKWSHVYCLENCMFVNAQLNAYSTGVMFKANMEIATDRVFDENGNNINNPSNWPAKMFYFNYNFYTSVDAIRKQALNNLPDDITDDASTEILAGYQIKRFSKAENYSCYYNYWIKHEDNNNATEMGVMEFGIVRNNIYRLSVSKVAGLGSGEPYIDPEQPDEYKAELDINLNVFPWVVRNQDVELE; from the coding sequence ATGAAAAGATTCAAGAAGTTAGTGTCCCTGCTCTTATTTGCAGCAGTCACACAGTACAGTTGTATCAATGATGCGGATGTAGCCTTTTCTGACGAGACTCACGCTGATTCCAACGGCAACTTTGCCCTGTTTTTTGAAATCCCTAATGCAAACGGCACCCGTAGCGCCGAATCATCGGGCATAACCGAAACAGGCTCGAAAGAAGAGTATGCGGTAAAAAGCCTGACAGTCTATCTGTTCGACTCAACCACCAAAACCTTCCAAGGTCAATATGATCTGCAGGGAATCCGGCGGATTACAACAGACTCGGAAGAGATACAGTACACTGCCGACAAGATTACCGTGAAACCGGGTACCTACAATATCTTCGCCATTGCCAACGGAAAGGCTATCACCGGAGATATCAGTACACAAGACGCTTTCTTGAATGCAGTCGACGGCATTACATACAAGGAAGGAAAGATTCCAAGTGTACCCGCAAAAGGATTCGTAATGACAAACCGCGGTGCAGCCAACCTGAACATAGAAGTAAAGGAGCCGACAGATGCCAACAAGGTAACCTCTGTATCTATTGGTCTGGAACGCGCTGTCGCCAAAATCGAACTGACACAAAAATATGAGTCTTTCCCATTGGTGGATACAGACGGAGATGTTTATTGTACCATCAAGATCAACAACTTCAGAATGTTGAACTTAGCAACACAGTTCTATACTTTCCGTCACACTGCCGTATTGAATGAACTTCAAGAACCCGATTCATACACAGATGAAAACTTCGGCAACATCAACGACCAAAACGGTTATGCAATCGACCCCTATTTCTTCAAGAAAACAGTGGAAGGCGCCAAAGATTTCACCAATGCCGACGGCTTCTTCGCACAAGCATTAGTAGACCTGAATATTAACGACAGCAATTGGGCAGGCATGGCACAAGCAGGCAAATGGTCACATGTCTACTGCCTGGAGAACTGTATGTTCGTCAATGCACAATTAAACGCATACAGCACAGGAGTGATGTTTAAAGCGAACATGGAAATTGCCACCGACCGCGTTTTCGATGAAAACGGTAACAACATCAACAATCCGTCCAACTGGCCGGCCAAAATGTTCTATTTCAATTACAACTTCTACACCAGTGTAGACGCTATCCGCAAACAAGCTCTGAACAACCTTCCGGATGATATCACTGACGATGCATCTACGGAAATCCTTGCCGGATACCAAATCAAACGTTTCTCGAAAGCAGAAAATTACTCATGCTACTACAACTACTGGATCAAGCACGAGGATAACAACAACGCTACAGAAATGGGTGTAATGGAATTCGGTATCGTCCGCAATAATATATACCGCCTGTCTGTCAGCAAGGTGGCAGGACTCGGTAGCGGAGAACCTTACATCGACCCGGAACAACCGGACGAATACAAGGCCGAGCTAGATATCAATCTCAATGTTTTTCCATGGGTCGTACGTAATCAAGATGTAGAACTTGAATAA
- a CDS encoding PD-(D/E)XK nuclease domain-containing protein codes for MIDIYQQATKLSLNVDKLNFLMYDMAYEGNWEPYFKYIADRLDNQSSICEFIEGEAHIKAFILAYLGLNSYYIARPEYESNKGYTDIFPQPRLLQLPDMMYSYCIEVKYAKRDADDAEIERLAADAKRLLKQYAASEWILQDKESTGLKSIVLVFKGWKLLKVEEV; via the coding sequence ATGATCGACATCTATCAGCAAGCAACGAAGCTCAGCCTGAATGTGGATAAGCTGAACTTCCTTATGTACGACATGGCCTACGAAGGCAATTGGGAGCCTTATTTCAAGTATATTGCCGACCGGTTGGACAATCAAAGCAGTATATGCGAATTTATCGAAGGAGAAGCACACATAAAAGCTTTCATACTCGCTTATCTGGGACTGAACAGCTATTATATCGCCCGCCCCGAATATGAAAGCAACAAAGGATATACAGATATCTTTCCGCAACCTCGTTTGTTGCAGCTTCCCGACATGATGTACAGTTATTGCATCGAAGTAAAATATGCCAAACGTGATGCTGACGATGCAGAAATAGAAAGATTGGCGGCTGATGCCAAGAGGTTACTAAAACAGTATGCAGCAAGTGAATGGATTCTGCAAGATAAAGAGAGCACAGGACTGAAAAGTATCGTATTAGTGTTTAAAGGCTGGAAACTGCTAAAAGTAGAAGAAGTATGA
- a CDS encoding M12 family metallopeptidase codes for MKNIKFYLQAIVVIGLISSCSDDTYTTTEQKNAGNEPKAIYETVYTQQQLANWEKTGSPYLENELDNSSNTLIDPTLASTAGVFKPLLPESQTRGFGVNPQQNRFWTMIRLIIGNIEDYDEAPLRSCVIKAISEIEKQTNIRFYNAIDDPVTDPNYGFTYPNVRIQMAPLGQFGSSYVGRIGGEQYINISWDMKNNFNDYTIDGVVGFVKHALCNAAGMYNEQQRYDRDTYINIYTNNIQSANRFHFDKITQNYYARGSFDWNSITLASSYDFSANGAKTITDKSDNELPVNTELSDLDRMFINYFYLPYKARTDVYRELDDVVFDGNNRQLTPSEIQELERYLNNGAYKPSTGGMSQKPW; via the coding sequence ATGAAAAACATCAAATTTTATCTGCAAGCCATTGTGGTTATCGGGCTAATCTCTTCTTGTAGTGATGACACGTACACTACAACTGAACAAAAAAATGCTGGCAATGAACCAAAAGCCATTTATGAAACTGTATACACACAACAACAATTGGCTAATTGGGAAAAAACAGGAAGTCCGTATTTGGAGAATGAATTAGACAATTCTTCTAATACTCTTATTGACCCCACACTTGCTTCTACAGCCGGAGTGTTTAAACCATTATTACCAGAATCACAAACAAGAGGATTCGGCGTGAATCCTCAACAAAATCGTTTTTGGACCATGATAAGACTAATTATAGGAAATATTGAAGATTATGATGAAGCGCCATTACGTTCTTGTGTAATCAAAGCTATATCAGAAATTGAAAAACAAACAAATATAAGGTTTTATAATGCCATTGACGATCCTGTAACGGATCCAAACTATGGATTTACATATCCTAACGTCCGGATACAAATGGCCCCACTAGGACAATTCGGCTCATCTTATGTGGGACGTATAGGAGGAGAGCAATATATAAATATATCTTGGGATATGAAAAACAATTTCAATGATTATACAATTGACGGTGTTGTGGGCTTTGTCAAACATGCATTATGTAATGCCGCTGGTATGTATAATGAGCAACAAAGGTATGACAGAGATACTTATATTAATATTTACACAAATAATATTCAATCAGCTAATAGATTCCATTTCGACAAGATTACTCAAAATTATTATGCACGTGGTTCATTTGACTGGAACTCAATCACTTTAGCCAGTTCTTATGATTTTAGTGCCAATGGAGCTAAAACCATCACAGATAAAAGCGATAATGAACTTCCAGTTAATACAGAGTTATCTGATTTAGACCGAATGTTCATCAACTATTTTTATTTACCATATAAAGCTCGAACAGACGTTTACAGAGAATTGGACGATGTCGTATTTGATGGAAATAACAGGCAACTTACTCCTTCAGAAATCCAAGAGCTTGAAAGATATTTGAATAATGGTGCATATAAGCCGTCAACAGGGGGAATGTCACAAAAACCCTGGTAA
- a CDS encoding AAA family ATPase, with translation MITITDVDKTYFIALVENTSRFFFFVRPRRFGKSLFLNMLGLYYDINKKINSKISSVDYI, from the coding sequence GTGATAACTATTACAGATGTAGACAAAACATATTTTATTGCCTTGGTAGAAAATACAAGTCGTTTTTTCTTCTTCGTCCGTCCCCGCCGTTTCGGGAAAAGTCTATTTCTGAATATGCTCGGCCTATATTACGATATCAATAAAAAGATAAATTCGAAGATATCTTCGGTGGATTATATATAG